Proteins co-encoded in one Campylobacter ornithocola genomic window:
- a CDS encoding ShlB/FhaC/HecB family hemolysin secretion/activation protein, translating to MKKLLFTTIAISSLVYANNNEGSIIIAKNDIEKVIELSPDKNLPQNKAIKENLKTKDDYEKAQEAKKVLEEKKEQLKEKLRQEEEASNNQTNLTNTSSTNDNTNKKTNNTINSNKEVNTSAKDNTDNTTDKENNTNINTTTNEKTNNTSKENNTNTANNTTNTNSNNQTTNTSNINNSTNSTTKPMIKYHFVLTNKNTSFKKLGIKEEDLQSLVSEFNAKRFSLQDLQDISNIIAYYFQVNGYPAATAYIPQQEFDGKNIQINISLGVLGKYIIKNKTTIKDHFIESKLNEKIKGKIISTKLIEDSVYKVNEMYGLNTLAGLQAGENVGETDILIEVEPDTKANVLLYSDNYGIKSAGEYRAGISMGFNSILNMGDYYNFYLQSSDEKQINYGASYTFFLGNLKITPSISQGSYSLGGDYKEVGFSGTSRNFGIDFSYPVWINTNSSLYFTSSIYHKILKDEPFSNIFDDYSIDKHSNVGSMGLEGLFRGFENNTLSYSAKISIGKVNDDGTTIFGDTSKSDGNGFGWFRKLNASLNNYYSINEYITHTLNINYQKVLGNFELDSSESSSLGGAYGVRAYDNGEGDGDNTIVANFGIRINIPNTNFYFTPFYDIGYAWYEKDSGSRLADEHFLDAVGLQILYNKNNAYYIKLDAARALHQYKYDDDHRMKLYLSGGVYF from the coding sequence ATGAAAAAACTCTTATTTACTACTATAGCAATTAGTTCTTTAGTCTATGCTAATAATAATGAAGGTTCTATTATCATAGCTAAAAATGATATAGAAAAGGTTATAGAATTATCCCCTGATAAAAACCTCCCTCAAAACAAAGCCATAAAAGAAAATCTAAAAACCAAAGATGATTATGAAAAAGCCCAAGAAGCTAAAAAGGTTTTAGAAGAAAAAAAAGAACAATTAAAAGAAAAACTAAGACAAGAAGAGGAAGCTAGTAATAATCAAACTAATTTAACTAATACTAGTTCTACTAATGATAATACTAATAAAAAAACTAATAACACTATTAACTCAAATAAAGAAGTTAATACTAGTGCAAAAGATAATACCGACAACACAACCGATAAAGAAAACAATACTAATATAAATACTACTACTAATGAAAAAACTAACAATACTAGTAAAGAAAATAATACCAACACAGCTAATAATACAACTAACACTAACTCAAACAATCAAACCACTAATACAAGCAATATAAATAATTCTACTAACTCCACTACAAAGCCTATGATTAAATATCACTTTGTTCTTACTAATAAAAACACTAGCTTTAAAAAGCTAGGTATTAAAGAAGAAGATTTACAAAGCTTAGTGAGTGAGTTTAATGCTAAAAGATTTAGCTTGCAAGATTTACAAGATATATCTAATATCATTGCTTATTATTTTCAAGTTAATGGCTATCCTGCAGCAACAGCTTATATTCCTCAACAAGAATTTGATGGAAAAAATATTCAAATTAATATTTCTTTAGGAGTATTAGGCAAATATATAATAAAAAATAAAACTACTATAAAAGATCACTTCATAGAAAGTAAGCTTAATGAAAAAATCAAAGGTAAAATCATCTCTACTAAATTAATAGAAGATAGTGTGTATAAAGTCAATGAAATGTATGGACTAAATACCCTAGCAGGTTTACAAGCAGGAGAGAATGTAGGAGAAACTGATATACTTATAGAAGTAGAACCTGATACTAAGGCTAATGTATTATTATATAGTGATAATTATGGTATTAAGAGTGCAGGAGAATATAGAGCTGGTATTAGTATGGGATTTAATTCTATATTAAATATGGGAGATTATTATAATTTTTACTTACAATCAAGTGATGAAAAACAAATCAACTATGGAGCTAGTTATACTTTCTTTTTAGGAAATTTAAAAATTACTCCAAGTATTTCTCAAGGATCTTATTCTTTAGGTGGAGATTATAAAGAAGTTGGCTTTAGTGGTACTTCTAGAAATTTTGGTATAGACTTTTCTTATCCTGTATGGATAAATACAAATTCATCTTTATACTTTACTTCTAGTATTTATCATAAGATATTAAAAGATGAACCTTTTTCAAATATATTTGATGATTATAGTATAGATAAACATTCTAATGTAGGTAGTATGGGTTTAGAAGGTTTATTTAGAGGCTTTGAAAATAATACCCTAAGTTATAGTGCTAAGATAAGTATAGGTAAAGTTAATGATGATGGCACTACTATATTTGGAGATACATCTAAAAGTGATGGTAATGGCTTTGGTTGGTTTAGAAAACTCAATGCTAGTTTGAATAATTATTATAGTATTAATGAATACATTACTCATACTTTAAATATAAACTATCAAAAGGTATTAGGGAATTTTGAACTAGATTCTTCTGAAAGTTCATCTTTAGGTGGAGCTTATGGAGTAAGAGCTTATGATAATGGAGAAGGTGATGGAGATAATACCATAGTAGCTAACTTTGGTATAAGAATAAATATACCAAATACGAATTTTTATTTTACACCTTTTTATGATATAGGTTATGCTTGGTATGAAAAAGACTCAGGAAGTAGATTAGCAGATGAGCATTTTTTAGATGCAGTGGGTTTACAAATACTTTATAATAAGAATAATGCATATTATATAAAACTTGATGCAGCAAGAGCATTACATCAGTATAAATACGATGATGATCATAGAATGAAATTATATTTAAGTGGTGGGGTGTATTTTTGA
- a CDS encoding COG3400 family protein, with protein sequence MNKILLLADGVYAKDFLKKIHNNKTFKESLSVVYYNDESVDLSLANEQISFYKFDPTSLVKLENLLKENFHQAIIYMQEENDMLACYKNLRKLHPRLNIVIMDLWNTQIDDNFCEVINIYDTLNTRLAGCLDNMPSTAQFIGLGQGEIMEVRIPAGSSFAYRHISSISQKRFKIVMVYRNNEFILARPGLILMPNDSILIVGDPKVLQSVFTNIKTSLGRFPSPFGDNILCIIDMKKMSEFAIEKLIFASLLLHIRINSKKLYFKVINPTLTPMYYKLKALYKNSTEVIFDYKSTNIRNIKSFVENTSIGLMVVEDYLFEKEKNFLFTLKIPVLKAGKGDFADLKSSVVLSSNFEDVEGIASIMLDLNKQIQLSLALYYYALKLNKAEIFEYHQYFESLSKLHDEKLLLIEEKEHNPINKFSYKQNILHFVPFNEKILGNNFNKILKTDLNTIYYKMNKNYQLFIPSL encoded by the coding sequence ATGAATAAAATTTTATTATTAGCTGATGGAGTTTATGCGAAAGATTTTTTAAAGAAAATTCATAACAATAAAACCTTCAAAGAATCTTTGAGTGTTGTTTATTATAATGATGAGAGCGTGGATTTAAGCTTAGCAAATGAACAAATCTCTTTTTATAAGTTTGATCCTACGAGTTTAGTTAAGTTAGAAAATTTGCTAAAGGAAAATTTCCATCAAGCTATTATTTATATGCAAGAAGAAAATGATATGTTAGCTTGCTATAAAAACTTAAGAAAATTACACCCAAGATTAAATATAGTTATTATGGATTTGTGGAATACGCAAATTGATGATAATTTTTGCGAAGTAATTAATATTTATGATACTTTAAACACAAGATTAGCAGGATGTTTGGATAATATGCCATCAACTGCTCAATTTATAGGGCTTGGGCAAGGTGAGATAATGGAGGTTAGAATTCCTGCAGGGTCAAGCTTTGCTTATAGACATATAAGCTCTATTAGCCAAAAACGCTTCAAAATTGTAATGGTTTATAGGAATAATGAATTTATTCTAGCAAGACCTGGGCTTATTTTAATGCCAAATGATAGTATTTTAATCGTAGGTGATCCTAAGGTTTTGCAAAGTGTTTTTACAAACATCAAAACAAGTCTTGGCCGTTTTCCATCACCTTTTGGAGATAACATACTTTGTATTATAGATATGAAGAAAATGAGTGAGTTTGCTATAGAAAAACTCATTTTTGCAAGTTTACTTTTACATATAAGAATCAATAGTAAAAAGCTTTATTTTAAAGTGATTAATCCCACCTTAACTCCTATGTATTACAAACTTAAAGCTTTGTATAAAAATAGTACTGAAGTAATATTTGACTATAAAAGTACTAATATAAGAAACATTAAGTCTTTCGTGGAAAATACCAGCATAGGTTTAATGGTGGTAGAAGATTATCTTTTTGAAAAAGAAAAAAATTTTCTTTTTACTTTAAAAATACCGGTATTAAAAGCTGGTAAAGGAGATTTTGCTGATTTAAAATCTTCAGTGGTTTTAAGTTCAAATTTTGAAGATGTAGAGGGTATTGCTTCTATTATGCTTGATCTTAATAAACAAATTCAACTAAGTCTTGCTTTGTATTACTATGCTTTAAAATTAAACAAGGCAGAAATTTTTGAATATCATCAATACTTTGAAAGTCTTTCAAAACTTCATGATGAAAAGTTACTCTTAATAGAAGAAAAAGAACATAATCCTATCAATAAATTTTCTTATAAGCAAAATATATTGCATTTTGTACCATTTAATGAGAAAATTCTAGGAAATAATTTCAATAAAATTTTAAAAACAGACTTAAATACGATATATTATAAGATGAATAAAAATTATCAGTTATTTATACCATCATTGTGA
- the aroB gene encoding 3-dehydroquinate synthase, which yields MKVKVSLDKNTSYNVYINELEKLNFNTKVVILTNELVAKLHLDVLLRKIHAKELFVVKIKDGEEYKNLQTIEYILNQMCSYKLDRKSLLISFGGGVISDMGGFVASIYQRGIEFINIPTTLLACVDASVGGKTGVNNKFGKNLIGTFYQPKAVYCQSEFLKTLASRELAAGMAEFIKMAVVFDVKILSFLENLDEDKFLNANLDDATLAQIIQKSIELKANIVSQDEKENGLRMLLNYGHTFAHVIENQTGYKKYLHGEAVAIGMNMANTLALNFGLLSEQECKRVQNLLIKFKLPISYKIPNIEEFYNAFFLDKKTHYQKINFILACGLGKACIKNDISKENIMQALKVFV from the coding sequence ATGAAAGTTAAGGTAAGTTTAGATAAAAATACAAGCTATAATGTTTATATAAATGAGTTAGAAAAGTTAAATTTTAATACCAAAGTGGTTATTTTAACCAATGAATTAGTTGCAAAATTACATTTAGATGTGCTTTTAAGAAAAATTCATGCCAAAGAGCTTTTTGTTGTAAAAATTAAAGATGGCGAAGAGTATAAAAATTTACAAACTATAGAATATATCTTAAATCAAATGTGTAGCTATAAACTTGATAGAAAAAGTTTGCTTATAAGCTTTGGTGGCGGTGTGATCTCTGATATGGGTGGTTTTGTAGCAAGTATATATCAAAGAGGGATAGAATTTATTAATATCCCTACGACTTTATTAGCTTGTGTAGATGCAAGTGTAGGTGGTAAAACCGGAGTAAATAATAAATTTGGGAAAAACTTAATAGGTACTTTTTATCAGCCAAAAGCAGTGTATTGTCAAAGTGAGTTTTTAAAAACACTAGCTTCAAGAGAGTTGGCTGCTGGTATGGCTGAATTTATCAAAATGGCTGTAGTTTTTGATGTAAAAATTTTGTCTTTTTTGGAAAATTTAGATGAGGATAAATTCTTAAATGCGAATTTAGATGATGCTACTTTGGCTCAAATCATTCAAAAAAGTATAGAGCTTAAAGCTAATATTGTATCGCAAGATGAAAAAGAAAATGGTTTGAGAATGCTTTTAAATTATGGTCACACTTTTGCTCATGTTATAGAAAATCAAACAGGATATAAAAAATACTTACATGGTGAGGCTGTGGCTATAGGTATGAATATGGCAAATACTTTAGCGCTAAATTTTGGTTTATTAAGTGAGCAAGAATGTAAAAGAGTGCAAAATTTACTTATAAAATTTAAACTACCTATATCTTATAAAATTCCAAATATTGAAGAATTTTATAATGCATTTTTTTTAGATAAAAAAACACATTATCAAAAAATAAATTTCATTTTAGCTT